From a region of the Deltaproteobacteria bacterium genome:
- the ftsZ gene encoding cell division protein FtsZ: MFELTDEGNELCSAKIKVIGIGGGGSNAINTMISYNLQGVEFITANTDAQSLKMSASLVKIQLGTEVTKGLGAGSNPEIGKKAAEESREQIRCYLEGADMVFITAGEGGGTGTGGAPIVAEIAKEIGALTVAIVTKPFPFEGKRRIFQAEEGILALRKIVDTLIVVPNQRLLSLGGRNLSFPEAFKKVDDILYNAVKGISDLITIPGLINLDFADVKTIMSEMGLALMGTGSASGENRAVEAAQKAISSPLLEDNSIQGARGVLLNITGGPDMTLYEINEASSLIQSEAHEDANIIFGTVVDQTMTEEIRVTVIATGFDDNTHGGKTLSEVISKGRHRKENLNIPAFIRNDKSLETMESVKIGMIDDNGETDFELPAFL, translated from the coding sequence ATGTTTGAACTAACGGATGAAGGGAATGAACTCTGTTCGGCAAAGATCAAGGTCATTGGTATTGGCGGAGGCGGCAGTAATGCGATCAATACGATGATTTCTTATAATCTGCAGGGTGTGGAGTTCATTACTGCCAACACGGATGCCCAATCCCTGAAGATGTCGGCCTCACTCGTCAAAATCCAATTGGGGACTGAAGTGACAAAGGGACTGGGGGCCGGTTCCAATCCGGAAATCGGCAAAAAGGCCGCCGAAGAATCCCGTGAACAAATCCGTTGTTATCTGGAAGGAGCGGACATGGTTTTTATTACCGCCGGAGAAGGCGGAGGGACGGGTACCGGGGGCGCCCCGATCGTCGCGGAAATCGCCAAGGAAATCGGCGCGTTGACCGTTGCAATCGTGACTAAACCCTTTCCCTTTGAAGGAAAGAGGCGCATCTTCCAGGCAGAAGAAGGTATCCTTGCCCTGCGTAAGATCGTCGATACCCTGATCGTGGTACCCAACCAGAGGCTGCTCAGCCTAGGCGGACGCAACCTGTCCTTTCCGGAAGCGTTCAAAAAAGTGGATGATATTCTCTACAATGCCGTCAAAGGCATCTCAGACCTGATCACGATTCCGGGTCTGATCAATCTCGATTTCGCCGATGTGAAAACGATCATGTCGGAAATGGGGCTGGCCCTGATGGGAACGGGAAGCGCCTCCGGGGAAAATCGTGCTGTCGAAGCCGCCCAGAAAGCTATCTCCTCTCCTCTCCTGGAAGACAACAGCATTCAGGGTGCCCGGGGTGTTCTTCTGAATATTACGGGAGGACCGGACATGACTTTGTACGAAATCAATGAAGCTTCCTCCCTGATTCAATCGGAAGCCCACGAAGATGCCAACATCATTTTCGGTACCGTCGTGGATCAAACCATGACGGAAGAAATCCGGGTTACGGTCATTGCGACGGGATTCGACGACAACACCCACGGGGGAAAAACCCTCTCAGAGGTTATCTCCAAAGGGAGACACAGGAAAGAAAATTTAAATATCCCGGCCTTCATACGTAACGATAAATCGCTTGAAACCATGGAAAGCGTGAAGATCGGCATGATCGACGACAACGGCGAAACCGACTTCGAGCTCCCGGCTTTTTTAAG